The Desulfovibrio subterraneus genome has a segment encoding these proteins:
- a CDS encoding MarR family winged helix-turn-helix transcriptional regulator, producing MPQTQQALATYVKLARAADTVTSCAHAHLGGHNLTISQFGVLEALLHKGPLCQRALAQKLLKSGGNMTTVVDNLEKRGLVRRQRGEADRRFSTVHLTDEGRELIERIFPAHAQGIAELFSVLTPEEQTQLGNLCRKLGHACAGTGLEE from the coding sequence ATGCCCCAAACGCAACAGGCTCTCGCAACCTACGTAAAGCTGGCCCGCGCCGCAGACACCGTAACCTCGTGCGCACATGCGCACCTTGGCGGACACAACCTTACCATCAGCCAGTTCGGCGTGCTGGAAGCATTGCTGCACAAAGGTCCGCTCTGCCAGCGCGCGCTTGCCCAGAAGCTGCTGAAATCCGGCGGGAACATGACAACCGTTGTGGATAATCTGGAAAAAAGAGGACTTGTCCGCAGACAAAGAGGCGAGGCAGACCGCCGCTTCAGCACTGTGCATCTCACAGATGAAGGGCGTGAACTCATAGAGCGCATATTCCCCGCACACGCGCAGGGCATCGCCGAGCTCTTTTCCGTGCTCACGCCCGAAGAACAGACACAGCTCGGCAACCTGTGCCGCAAGCTGGGCCATGCCTGTGCAGGGACTGGTCTTGAGGAATAA
- a CDS encoding DsrE family protein: MENAIVFHFDNGEAELNIAISNITNTFAAYEGQECSLVLVVNGPGIKLMGKDSPFAGALEALCDKGLSLRVCNNALTKFGLAPEWLTPSGRIVPAGIIELVELQRKGYIYIKP; the protein is encoded by the coding sequence ATGGAAAACGCGATTGTCTTTCATTTTGATAATGGTGAAGCGGAACTGAATATCGCCATCAGCAACATTACCAACACCTTTGCCGCCTATGAAGGGCAGGAGTGCAGTCTGGTGCTGGTGGTGAATGGTCCCGGCATCAAGCTTATGGGCAAGGACAGCCCCTTTGCAGGAGCGCTTGAAGCGCTGTGTGACAAGGGGTTGAGTCTGCGCGTGTGCAACAACGCACTCACCAAATTCGGCCTTGCGCCGGAGTGGCTCACTCCTTCCGGCCGGATAGTGCCTGCAGGCATCATCGAGCTGGTGGAGCTGCAACGCAAGGGCTACATCTACATCAAGCCCTAG
- a CDS encoding beta-eliminating lyase-related protein — MNIIRRKQKYHDYFGSQSLGRLDEIIAMQRGVISNHLHLVASACYPFPSVLKAQAEPSTLLPVEGIVGERYLPGAAVMDIVEAEGEQLLLNMFSDSTGYRVSLQPHSGTQANQIVYNAVLTSKDEVLCLKPSDGGHISHTVLLSRRNKTYNFGLREDGYIDYELLEMVAQERRPKLIIVGGSSLPRMIDFARCSEIARKVNAFLHADISHTCPFIIGGLHTNIFPYCDFATFNMMKNLRGPNSGVVIYREDFHKKISRSIFPDTQGGANEPCLLAKYATILEWQHRDIAEYAHQIVLRSQLLAETFKKRGVKLVTDGSDCHILLLDLACRQETGAELEKRFEDRCVLLNKNQIPGDLRGPSTASGLRIGTTNLAILGIDKTDIERLGNWICDTIENKANKTDIVRELLHKYPQPTYLKNQ, encoded by the coding sequence ATGAATATCATAAGAAGAAAGCAAAAATATCATGATTACTTTGGATCGCAATCGCTTGGTCGTCTTGATGAAATAATAGCGATGCAACGAGGGGTTATATCTAATCATCTACATCTCGTTGCGAGTGCCTGCTATCCCTTCCCATCGGTACTGAAGGCGCAAGCTGAGCCATCTACGCTACTTCCTGTCGAAGGAATCGTTGGAGAAAGGTATCTTCCTGGAGCAGCGGTTATGGATATCGTGGAGGCTGAGGGGGAGCAGCTACTGCTTAATATGTTTTCGGACTCAACAGGATACCGTGTTTCACTACAGCCCCATTCGGGCACTCAGGCAAACCAGATTGTTTACAACGCAGTGCTTACTTCTAAAGATGAAGTATTATGTCTCAAGCCATCTGATGGTGGTCATATTTCCCACACAGTACTACTCTCGAGACGAAATAAGACATATAACTTTGGCTTAAGAGAAGATGGCTATATTGACTATGAATTATTAGAGATGGTGGCGCAAGAGCGCCGGCCCAAATTGATTATTGTAGGTGGCAGTTCTCTGCCGAGGATGATTGATTTTGCCCGTTGTAGCGAGATTGCACGGAAGGTGAATGCTTTTCTGCATGCTGATATTTCACATACTTGCCCTTTCATAATTGGCGGTCTACATACAAACATTTTTCCTTATTGTGATTTTGCTACGTTTAATATGATGAAGAATTTAAGAGGTCCAAATTCAGGAGTCGTTATATACCGAGAAGATTTTCATAAAAAAATTAGTCGGTCTATTTTTCCTGATACACAAGGTGGAGCTAATGAGCCTTGCCTACTTGCGAAATACGCAACAATTTTGGAATGGCAACATAGAGATATTGCAGAATATGCTCACCAGATAGTCTTGCGTTCGCAGCTTCTTGCAGAAACTTTTAAGAAGAGAGGTGTGAAGCTCGTAACGGATGGTAGTGATTGCCATATCCTATTGTTAGATCTAGCTTGCCGGCAAGAAACTGGTGCTGAACTGGAGAAAAGGTTTGAGGATCGCTGCGTGTTGCTTAATAAAAATCAAATCCCTGGAGATCTGCGTGGGCCAAGTACAGCATCCGGTTTGCGAATAGGGACAACCAACTTAGCAATCCTTGGCATAGATAAGACGGATATAGAGCGTTTGGGGAATTGGATATGCGACACTATCGAGAACAAGGCAAACAAAACTGATATTGTTCGGGAGCTCCTGCATAAGTATCCTCAGCCAACCTATTTAAAAAATCAGTAG
- a CDS encoding glycosyltransferase family protein: MRIRGGKNCRLLLVGANYYLERELSHAARMVGVEMEVFPAHRHAHDFGTALLEHMRRFRPDAVLSVNARGLGNWTELPDVLGRMGAALCVWFIDSPEHFVSGSVPDSENLLLFTCERQAMPLLQAWGGRRVHYLPLAADAARLHGQEDRFLPEAEITASFLGVTWTEKKALCLRNGRFPRFILRRYRELGRRFAAAPEPSVLAFLTREEPAFVDAARNALGSERLRDLCILICWEANTAKRVPMVRALLPFAPVIAGDAYWKQHIPDDACARLHPPIGYYAPDLFNFYRHSRVNLNVSSAQLPTATTQRIFDVPSAGGFVISDHKEQIAECFDIGTEAVTFSRTDEIGPLVEYYAANREAAGNVVANARRRILAEHTYGHRLQAIVRAVQE; encoded by the coding sequence ATGCGAATACGCGGGGGGAAGAACTGCCGGTTGCTGCTTGTCGGGGCAAACTATTATCTGGAACGTGAACTGAGCCACGCCGCCAGAATGGTGGGAGTGGAAATGGAAGTGTTTCCCGCCCACAGGCATGCCCATGACTTCGGCACGGCCTTGCTGGAGCATATGCGGCGGTTCAGGCCGGATGCCGTGCTGAGCGTCAATGCCAGAGGGCTCGGCAACTGGACCGAGCTGCCGGATGTGCTGGGGCGCATGGGGGCTGCGCTGTGCGTCTGGTTCATCGACAGTCCCGAGCATTTTGTCTCCGGCTCGGTGCCGGACAGCGAGAACCTGCTGCTTTTTACCTGTGAACGGCAGGCCATGCCCCTGTTGCAGGCATGGGGTGGCAGGCGCGTGCATTACCTGCCCCTTGCGGCAGATGCGGCACGCCTGCACGGGCAGGAAGACCGTTTTCTGCCGGAAGCGGAAATAACGGCATCCTTTCTCGGGGTAACATGGACGGAAAAGAAAGCCCTGTGCCTCCGGAACGGGCGTTTTCCACGGTTCATCCTGCGCCGGTACAGGGAACTGGGCAGACGGTTTGCCGCAGCGCCCGAGCCTTCCGTACTGGCCTTTCTCACCCGCGAGGAACCGGCTTTTGTGGACGCGGCCCGTAATGCGCTGGGCAGTGAACGGTTAAGGGATTTGTGCATTTTGATCTGCTGGGAAGCCAATACGGCGAAGCGGGTGCCCATGGTGCGTGCTCTGCTGCCCTTTGCGCCGGTGATTGCGGGCGATGCCTACTGGAAGCAGCATATCCCCGACGATGCATGTGCGCGGCTGCACCCGCCCATAGGATATTACGCGCCCGATCTGTTCAATTTCTACCGCCACAGCCGTGTGAACCTGAACGTCTCCAGTGCGCAACTGCCCACGGCGACCACGCAGCGTATTTTTGATGTTCCAAGCGCGGGCGGTTTCGTCATCTCCGACCACAAGGAACAGATTGCGGAATGCTTTGATATAGGCACAGAGGCCGTGACCTTTTCGCGGACGGATGAGATAGGGCCGCTGGTGGAATACTACGCCGCGAACCGTGAAGCGGCGGGCAACGTGGTTGCCAACGCCCGCAGGCGCATCCTTGCCGAGCATACCTACGGGCACCGGCTGCAGGCCATTGTGCGGGCGGTGCAGGAATAG
- a CDS encoding ATP-binding protein: MSDFANYFRSENDWPFVLREHELTAAMAFLDVGTSRQPKILRLFGPSGSGKSFFVRELLTKIAHDKPDAIVLYLDTPPSDLEASQTLEKLGRLLKKESIASRTHPVSISRNMVLRLKQRNVLRSSSFINYLYGVFRDLIGQIPVAGPIVKALLPQNLPMRQETVQGDMALFNCCLDISNNFPVLLALDNIQFLSTSMLEILRNTFAEAGCMFCFVVIERTKQSKAINWHPEISDATYKDIYLEAISEIDTLAIARAVLPGHEDLRELAKSIHRRSEGNLKSIWFQLKFTVERIEKGEQFALQNCTYENIVQSLPALDQFILRTIVILLGGLSIAHLIELFKTSNLGVDPNQISWAINDMMAMGLLVLNSESHDKIKIEHERVASAVTDLTPEDEKMELREQVVKSIVNLLAEKQLADDDVLYDRLIGNTHEQEVRSCPKIQTHIVNFINTKNSLEQFTYLSTLGRDTVCWDIIDILPSSTIAILMNAVQKCSLFHFGLILAERCKKIEAHRSISHLYEAKYLVQLFHYELAQASLQEAKVGPERNLVAFNILINLNRNDEATRIARSTYKKAKKETCSEFEYAILRSSGHLFKKQEAKEVLEVAISGFHKLGSDFGVATTLSNLAIVEMVIPQTTQAERHLDQACTLLQKLMSNEIYQPLVNLSGIAILNRDYSAAERYLHLAKGNAPRSLAMDTLMFEYNEMAVAILAGKASGYDALETCLHIHHRAQKTKDIRFIETLGWFTNMLSCHFGSGQATDYSSEIIEIITDTELAGLELLVSTDRLGPDITVPYILSPHWRY; encoded by the coding sequence ATGAGTGATTTCGCAAACTATTTTCGATCTGAAAACGATTGGCCTTTTGTTTTAAGAGAACACGAGCTGACTGCTGCCATGGCATTTCTTGATGTGGGAACATCCAGACAACCAAAAATTCTGAGGTTGTTTGGTCCCTCTGGATCTGGGAAAAGTTTTTTTGTGAGAGAGTTACTTACTAAAATTGCCCATGATAAGCCCGATGCAATCGTGCTTTACCTTGATACTCCGCCATCAGATCTTGAAGCTTCGCAGACATTAGAGAAGCTTGGAAGGTTGCTCAAAAAAGAGAGCATAGCTTCAAGGACCCATCCTGTTAGTATTTCACGCAACATGGTATTGCGATTGAAACAACGAAACGTATTGCGCAGCTCATCCTTTATTAACTATCTTTATGGGGTATTTCGAGATCTTATTGGCCAAATTCCGGTGGCTGGGCCAATAGTAAAGGCCTTGCTACCTCAAAATTTACCAATGCGGCAAGAAACTGTGCAAGGGGATATGGCGCTTTTCAACTGTTGCCTTGACATCTCAAACAACTTTCCCGTGTTGTTGGCATTGGATAATATTCAATTTCTTTCAACAAGTATGCTTGAAATATTAAGAAATACATTTGCAGAAGCAGGGTGTATGTTTTGTTTTGTTGTTATTGAAAGGACCAAACAAAGCAAAGCTATCAATTGGCATCCTGAAATAAGCGATGCAACTTACAAAGACATTTATCTAGAAGCTATTTCAGAAATAGACACGCTCGCTATTGCAAGGGCAGTTCTTCCGGGCCACGAAGATTTACGAGAATTGGCCAAAAGTATTCATCGACGTAGCGAAGGGAATTTGAAATCAATATGGTTTCAACTAAAATTTACAGTTGAAAGAATAGAAAAGGGCGAGCAGTTTGCTTTACAGAATTGTACATATGAAAATATTGTGCAATCCTTACCAGCACTTGATCAATTTATTTTAAGAACCATTGTTATTCTTTTAGGCGGGCTGTCAATTGCACACTTGATTGAATTGTTCAAAACTTCAAATTTAGGAGTTGATCCTAATCAAATATCGTGGGCTATCAACGACATGATGGCCATGGGCTTGCTTGTCCTTAACTCTGAATCTCATGACAAGATAAAAATTGAGCACGAGCGTGTTGCAAGCGCGGTAACAGACTTGACTCCAGAAGATGAAAAAATGGAACTCCGTGAGCAGGTTGTAAAATCTATCGTAAATCTATTAGCAGAAAAACAATTAGCTGATGATGACGTTCTGTATGACCGCCTAATCGGCAACACTCATGAACAAGAAGTAAGGTCTTGCCCAAAAATACAAACTCACATTGTAAACTTCATAAATACGAAAAATAGTCTTGAACAGTTTACATACCTCTCAACCCTTGGGCGAGATACAGTTTGTTGGGATATTATAGACATTCTTCCATCTTCAACAATAGCAATATTGATGAATGCAGTACAGAAGTGTTCATTGTTTCATTTTGGACTTATACTTGCTGAGAGATGCAAAAAAATAGAGGCTCATCGTTCAATCTCACACCTTTATGAAGCAAAGTATTTAGTTCAGCTTTTCCACTACGAACTAGCTCAAGCTTCGTTACAGGAAGCCAAAGTTGGCCCAGAGCGTAACCTTGTAGCATTTAACATTTTAATAAACTTGAATCGCAACGACGAGGCAACGCGCATAGCGCGCAGCACCTACAAAAAAGCTAAAAAAGAAACCTGCTCTGAGTTCGAATATGCAATTTTAAGAAGTTCTGGACATTTGTTCAAAAAACAAGAAGCTAAAGAAGTCTTGGAGGTTGCAATCTCAGGCTTTCACAAGCTGGGCAGTGATTTTGGCGTTGCAACAACACTAAGCAATTTAGCAATCGTCGAGATGGTAATCCCCCAAACAACACAAGCGGAGAGGCACCTCGACCAAGCATGCACTCTTCTACAAAAATTAATGTCTAATGAAATCTATCAGCCTTTAGTTAATTTAAGTGGCATAGCCATACTGAATAGAGATTACTCCGCAGCAGAAAGATATCTGCACTTAGCAAAAGGCAATGCCCCCAGAAGTTTAGCCATGGACACTTTGATGTTCGAATATAACGAAATGGCTGTGGCAATTTTGGCAGGCAAGGCTTCAGGTTATGATGCGCTAGAGACCTGCCTGCATATCCACCATAGAGCGCAAAAGACCAAGGACATACGCTTTATTGAAACATTGGGCTGGTTTACAAATATGCTTTCTTGTCATTTTGGCTCTGGGCAAGCCACTGATTATTCTTCTGAAATAATTGAAATAATTACGGACACTGAGTTGGCAGGACTGGAGTTGCTTGTGTCAACCGACCGATTGGGGCCAGACATTACGGTTCCATATATTTTATCTCCTCATTGGCGCTACTGA
- a CDS encoding methylated-DNA--[protein]-cysteine S-methyltransferase, with protein MEHMTQSDDYARIETAIRFIEEHHREQPDLDEIARQVHLSKFHFDRLFRRWAGVSPKRFLQYVTLEYAKGMLQAGNLQAVALEAGLSGTARLHDLFVTIEAMTPGEYRNGGSGLSLRYGVAATPFGECLVAWTERGLCHLGFVPQSGFAAGPHTPDLTGSPSSPNSDNSPGLAPDLAAALDALKARWPAAALQEDAAGAEDIAARIFVPDARTARPFHLHLKGTNFQIQVWKALLQIPEGWVASYEELAGFMGNPKAFRAVASAVAANPVGFLIPCHRVIRKSGEAHNYRWGHLRKKAILAWEAARNTPAA; from the coding sequence ATGGAGCACATGACGCAATCGGACGACTACGCCCGCATAGAAACAGCCATACGGTTCATCGAAGAACATCACAGGGAGCAGCCGGATCTGGATGAGATCGCGCGGCAGGTGCACCTGAGCAAGTTTCATTTCGACCGCCTGTTCCGCCGCTGGGCAGGGGTGAGCCCCAAACGCTTTTTGCAGTATGTGACGCTGGAATACGCCAAGGGTATGTTGCAGGCGGGCAACCTGCAGGCGGTGGCTCTTGAGGCAGGCTTGTCAGGCACGGCGCGTCTGCATGATCTTTTCGTGACCATAGAGGCAATGACGCCGGGGGAATACCGCAACGGCGGTTCCGGTCTGTCATTGCGGTACGGGGTTGCAGCAACGCCGTTCGGCGAATGCCTTGTGGCATGGACAGAACGAGGGCTGTGCCATCTGGGCTTTGTGCCGCAGAGCGGCTTTGCTGCGGGGCCACATACACCCGATTTAACCGGTTCGCCCAGTTCGCCCAATTCGGACAATTCGCCAGGCTTGGCACCTGACTTGGCGGCGGCGCTGGATGCGCTGAAAGCCAGATGGCCCGCAGCCGCATTGCAGGAAGATGCCGCCGGAGCGGAAGATATAGCGGCAAGAATTTTCGTGCCGGATGCCCGCACCGCACGTCCTTTTCACCTGCATCTCAAAGGCACCAACTTTCAGATTCAGGTCTGGAAGGCGCTGTTGCAGATACCGGAAGGCTGGGTGGCCAGCTATGAAGAGCTAGCGGGCTTCATGGGCAATCCCAAAGCGTTTCGCGCCGTGGCCAGTGCTGTGGCGGCCAATCCCGTGGGCTTTCTCATCCCCTGCCACAGGGTGATACGCAAAAGCGGCGAGGCCCATAACTACCGCTGGGGTCACCTGCGCAAGAAAGCCATTCTCGCGTGGGAGGCAGCCAGAAATACTCCGGCTGCATAG
- a CDS encoding malate synthase G, with product MGQRVRIGNLEISSPLHDCVANDIAPGTGLAPEEFWRNLEAALRELQPRNKELLAVRDRMQEAIDRWHIENRGKPHDAAAYKQYLISLGYLRPAGEDFSITVENVDPEIATIAGPQLVVPVTNARYALNAANARWGSLYDALYGTDVLPESNGAEKGPQYNPVRGARVIEYAAEFLDTAAPLAKGSHAEVVAYAVSDKGGVKTLHVTLAGDSSTGLANPAQFSGYVEEGERLTILLRNNGLHIELLVDRSHPIGAQNPSGIKDVVLEAAMTTINDCEDSVAVVDGEDKALAYGNWLGLIKGTLTASFPKGKTMVDRSLNPDRTYTAPDGSSMALSGRSMLLIRNVGHLMTTDAVLMDGNEIPEGILDAFVTAYVALHEHKGTARYGNSKTGSVYIVKPKMHGPDEVAFACDIFAAAEKATGLPARTLKIGIMDEERRTTLNLKECIRAAKDRVIFINTGFLDRTGDEIHTSMEAGPMVRKNDMKSQPWIAAYEDWNVDVGLAAGFHKRAQIGKGMWPKPDMMAEMMVAKIGHPKAAANCAWVPSPTAATLHAMHYHMVDVFAQQAALIGKPRASLDDLIAMPLLTGTLSAEEVQRELDNNAQGILGYVVRWIDQGIGCSKVPDITDVGLMEDRATLRISSQYIANWMHHGVCSPEQVMETMRRMAAVVDRQNEGDPLYKPMAANFEASIAFKAACDLVFKGRQQPSGYTEPILHARRREVKAQG from the coding sequence ATGGGACAGAGGGTACGCATCGGAAATCTTGAAATATCCAGCCCCCTGCATGATTGTGTTGCCAATGACATCGCCCCGGGGACGGGCCTTGCGCCGGAGGAGTTCTGGCGCAATCTGGAAGCGGCCCTGCGTGAGTTGCAGCCCCGGAATAAGGAATTGCTTGCCGTTCGTGATCGCATGCAGGAGGCAATAGACCGCTGGCATATCGAGAACAGGGGCAAGCCCCATGACGCCGCAGCCTACAAGCAATACCTGATCAGCCTCGGGTATCTGCGTCCTGCGGGTGAAGATTTTTCCATAACGGTTGAGAATGTGGACCCTGAGATTGCGACCATTGCGGGGCCGCAGCTCGTGGTGCCCGTTACCAACGCCCGGTATGCGCTCAACGCGGCCAACGCGCGTTGGGGCAGCCTGTATGACGCTCTCTATGGCACAGACGTACTGCCGGAGAGCAACGGCGCTGAAAAAGGCCCGCAGTACAATCCCGTGCGCGGTGCCAGGGTTATTGAATATGCTGCCGAGTTTCTGGACACGGCTGCGCCGCTTGCCAAGGGCAGCCATGCGGAGGTTGTTGCCTACGCCGTGTCCGACAAGGGCGGCGTGAAGACCCTGCATGTTACGCTGGCGGGAGATAGCTCCACCGGTCTTGCGAACCCTGCGCAGTTTTCGGGCTACGTGGAAGAGGGCGAGCGACTGACCATTCTTCTGCGCAACAACGGCCTGCATATCGAATTGCTGGTGGATCGCAGCCACCCCATCGGTGCGCAGAATCCATCCGGCATCAAGGATGTGGTGCTGGAAGCCGCCATGACCACCATCAACGACTGCGAAGATTCCGTGGCCGTTGTGGACGGCGAGGACAAGGCGCTGGCCTATGGCAACTGGCTTGGGCTCATCAAGGGCACGCTCACTGCCTCCTTCCCGAAGGGAAAGACAATGGTGGACCGCAGTCTGAACCCCGACCGCACCTACACCGCGCCGGATGGCTCGTCCATGGCACTTTCCGGCCGCAGCATGCTGCTTATCCGCAACGTGGGGCATCTCATGACCACGGATGCCGTGCTCATGGACGGTAACGAGATTCCGGAAGGCATTCTGGATGCCTTTGTCACCGCCTATGTGGCCCTGCACGAACACAAGGGCACCGCGCGCTACGGCAACAGCAAGACGGGCAGCGTCTACATCGTGAAGCCCAAGATGCACGGACCGGATGAAGTGGCCTTTGCCTGCGATATCTTTGCCGCAGCGGAAAAAGCCACGGGCCTGCCCGCACGTACCCTCAAGATAGGCATCATGGACGAGGAACGGCGCACTACCCTGAACCTCAAGGAGTGCATCCGCGCCGCCAAAGACCGCGTCATATTCATCAATACCGGCTTCCTCGACCGCACGGGTGACGAGATTCACACCAGCATGGAAGCAGGCCCCATGGTTCGCAAGAACGACATGAAGTCGCAACCCTGGATTGCGGCCTATGAAGACTGGAACGTGGATGTGGGCCTTGCCGCCGGTTTCCACAAGCGCGCCCAGATCGGCAAGGGCATGTGGCCCAAGCCGGACATGATGGCGGAAATGATGGTTGCCAAGATCGGCCATCCCAAGGCTGCGGCCAACTGCGCATGGGTGCCTTCACCCACTGCGGCCACCCTGCACGCCATGCACTACCACATGGTGGATGTGTTTGCGCAGCAGGCAGCGCTTATCGGCAAGCCCCGCGCCAGCCTTGATGACCTTATCGCCATGCCCCTGCTCACCGGCACGCTGTCGGCAGAAGAGGTGCAGCGCGAGCTGGATAACAACGCACAGGGTATCCTCGGCTACGTGGTGCGCTGGATCGATCAGGGTATCGGTTGCTCCAAGGTGCCGGACATCACGGACGTGGGCCTGATGGAAGACCGCGCAACACTGCGTATTTCCAGCCAGTATATTGCCAACTGGATGCACCATGGCGTGTGCTCGCCGGAGCAGGTCATGGAAACCATGCGCCGCATGGCAGCCGTAGTGGACCGCCAGAACGAAGGTGATCCGCTCTACAAGCCCATGGCTGCGAATTTTGAAGCCAGCATCGCCTTCAAGGCGGCCTGCGATCTCGTGTTCAAGGGGCGCCAGCAGCCCAGCGGCTACACCGAACCCATTCTGCATGCCCGCAGACGCGAGGTGAAGGCGCAGGGGTAA
- a CDS encoding DEAD/DEAH box helicase, which translates to MTDRPEDVKGEDSRVDETGSEAHSQAASAVRPAADYDPAARIAAEITEIDEPEDALPPVTLEELPPAMRAACENAGWRSIMPVQSRSIPYQLAGRDIMVQSRTGSGKTGAYLLPAIERLDASKPHVQMLVLVPTRELALQVEHEARVLFAGTGLLTCAVYGGVGFGKQMEALRDGAHVVVGTPGRILDHLLRRTMDLNQVRVLVFDEADRMLSIGFYPDMREIKRYLPKRRSTFLLSATYPPQIVKLAGEFMHDPCMLSLSHQQVHVADTPHSYYSSKPMEKDRVLVRVLEVVNPASAIIFCNTKANVHFVTAVLKGFGYDADELSADLTQSKREKVLEKLREGKVRFLVATDVAARGIDIPELSHVILYEPPEDRESYIHRAGRTGRAGATGEVISLVDIMQKLELERIAKHYKITMEHRTTPTDEDLAAVVGQRMTAMLEARLRAKTGLERERMKRFTPMLKSLLADEEALPLVAQLLDELYQVTLHTPLQMPDAEPETQQYGASQPPRRVTDRKPLRGKGERRERSGGQGGRPSENSTEVRSEPRRDGQSPDKEAAPASGRANEASGTEEGEGEGRRKRPGRSRRRRKPSAPRQD; encoded by the coding sequence ATGACCGACCGTCCCGAAGACGTGAAGGGTGAAGACTCTCGCGTTGATGAAACCGGAAGTGAGGCCCATTCTCAGGCGGCCTCCGCCGTCCGGCCCGCAGCCGACTATGATCCCGCCGCGCGCATTGCCGCAGAAATTACTGAAATTGACGAACCTGAAGACGCGCTGCCACCCGTGACGCTGGAGGAACTGCCTCCCGCCATGCGAGCCGCCTGCGAGAATGCAGGGTGGCGCAGCATAATGCCCGTGCAGTCGCGTTCCATTCCCTATCAGCTTGCCGGGCGCGACATCATGGTTCAGTCCCGCACCGGCAGCGGCAAGACGGGTGCCTACCTGTTGCCCGCCATTGAGCGGCTGGATGCCTCCAAGCCCCATGTGCAGATGCTTGTGCTGGTACCCACCCGCGAGCTGGCCCTGCAGGTGGAGCATGAAGCCAGAGTGCTGTTTGCCGGCACCGGCCTGCTTACCTGCGCCGTGTACGGCGGGGTGGGCTTCGGCAAGCAGATGGAAGCTCTGCGCGACGGCGCTCATGTGGTCGTGGGTACGCCCGGTCGTATTCTGGATCACCTTCTGCGTCGCACCATGGACCTGAATCAGGTTCGTGTGCTCGTGTTTGATGAAGCGGACCGCATGCTTTCCATCGGTTTTTATCCTGATATGCGCGAAATCAAGCGCTACCTGCCCAAGCGTCGGTCCACCTTCCTGCTTTCCGCCACATATCCGCCCCAGATCGTCAAGCTGGCGGGCGAATTCATGCACGATCCCTGCATGCTCAGCCTGAGCCACCAGCAGGTACACGTGGCGGATACCCCCCACAGCTACTACAGTTCCAAGCCCATGGAAAAAGACCGCGTGCTTGTGCGCGTGCTGGAAGTGGTTAACCCTGCTTCCGCCATCATCTTCTGCAATACCAAGGCGAACGTGCATTTCGTGACCGCCGTGCTGAAGGGCTTTGGGTATGATGCGGACGAACTTTCCGCCGATCTTACGCAGAGCAAGCGCGAGAAGGTGCTGGAAAAGCTGCGCGAGGGCAAAGTGCGTTTTCTTGTGGCAACAGACGTGGCTGCGCGTGGTATCGATATCCCCGAACTTTCGCACGTCATTCTCTATGAGCCGCCGGAAGATCGCGAATCCTACATTCACCGTGCCGGCAGAACGGGCCGTGCGGGTGCCACCGGTGAGGTCATTTCGCTGGTGGACATCATGCAGAAGCTTGAGCTTGAGCGCATTGCCAAGCATTACAAGATAACCATGGAGCATAGGACCACGCCCACGGATGAAGATCTTGCCGCTGTTGTAGGACAGCGCATGACCGCCATGCTGGAAGCGAGGCTGCGTGCAAAAACCGGACTTGAACGCGAACGCATGAAGCGCTTTACCCCCATGCTGAAAAGCCTGCTGGCGGATGAAGAAGCACTTCCGCTGGTGGCGCAGCTGCTGGACGAGCTCTATCAGGTAACGCTGCATACGCCCCTGCAGATGCCCGACGCAGAACCCGAGACGCAGCAGTATGGTGCTTCGCAGCCCCCCCGCAGGGTGACAGACCGCAAGCCCTTGCGCGGCAAAGGCGAACGCAGGGAAAGAAGTGGCGGTCAGGGTGGGAGACCGTCGGAGAACAGCACAGAAGTCCGTTCCGAACCCAGAAGGGACGGGCAGTCACCGGATAAGGAGGCAGCTCCGGCCAGCGGACGTGCCAACGAGGCTTCCGGTACCGAAGAGGGGGAAGGAGAAGGCAGGCGCAAACGCCCCGGCCGCTCCCGAAGACGCAGGAAGCCCTCGGCTCCGCGTCAGGATTAA